A genome region from Natronobeatus ordinarius includes the following:
- a CDS encoding DUF7344 domain-containing protein, with product MTLYGPTTVSDRLRLDEHSRPRWDDVLCNDRRRAVLRYVLEADDEVAVRTLVSQIADAEHDATLGSTLLEQRQRVHAALRRTHLPLLEEYGLLEYERLRGLVVPAAQLSELESALE from the coding sequence ATGACTCTCTACGGACCGACGACGGTCTCCGATCGACTCCGGCTCGACGAGCACTCGCGCCCGCGCTGGGATGACGTGTTGTGCAACGACCGCCGCCGGGCGGTGCTCCGGTACGTGCTCGAGGCCGACGACGAGGTCGCCGTTCGGACGCTGGTCAGCCAAATCGCCGACGCCGAGCACGACGCGACGCTCGGGAGCACGCTCCTCGAGCAGCGCCAGCGCGTCCACGCGGCGCTCCGGCGGACTCACCTGCCCCTGCTCGAGGAGTACGGACTGCTCGAGTACGAACGGCTCCGGGGGCTCGTCGTTCCGGCCGCGCAGCTGTCCGAACTCGAGTCGGCACTCGAGTAA
- a CDS encoding TATA-box-binding protein, producing MTDPKETINIENVVASTGIGQELDLQSVAMDLEGADYDPEQFPGLVYRTQNPKSAALIFRSGKIVCTGAKSTDDVHESLRIVFDKLRELQIQVNEDPEIVVQNIVTSADLGRNLNLNAIAIGLGLENIEYEPEQFPGLVYRLDDPEVVALLFGSGKLVITGGKKPEDAEHAVDKIVSRLEDLGLLE from the coding sequence ATGACGGATCCGAAGGAGACCATCAACATCGAAAACGTGGTGGCGTCGACCGGTATCGGACAGGAACTCGATCTCCAGAGCGTTGCGATGGACCTGGAAGGGGCGGACTACGACCCCGAGCAGTTCCCGGGGCTCGTCTACCGCACGCAGAATCCCAAGTCCGCCGCGCTGATCTTCCGCTCGGGCAAGATCGTCTGCACGGGTGCAAAAAGCACCGACGACGTCCACGAGAGCCTGCGCATCGTCTTCGACAAACTGCGCGAACTCCAGATCCAGGTGAACGAGGATCCCGAGATCGTCGTCCAGAACATCGTCACCTCGGCCGACCTGGGACGGAACCTCAACCTGAACGCGATCGCCATCGGCCTCGGCTTAGAGAACATCGAGTACGAACCCGAGCAGTTCCCCGGCCTCGTCTACCGCCTCGACGATCCCGAGGTCGTCGCCCTGCTCTTTGGCTCCGGTAAACTCGTTATTACCGGCGGAAAGAAGCCCGAAGACGCCGAGCACGCCGTCGACAAGATCGTCTCCCGGCTCGAGGATCTCGGCCTGCTCGAGTAA
- a CDS encoding methyltransferase domain-containing protein — MYLLEFGGEDDAFAACEAQAAATGVRRIAPGLAVARGIVPERVRGLAYTHRASELLGRADADLESARAVLEAAPADREGTVAVRATDVHGSSGVDTQRAERVLGSVLVDRGFAVDLENPDHVLRVAFSEGEPEGDDRLQPAEGASESESASVCALGWLAAESVRDFGERKPTEKPFFQPGSMDPLLARAVANVAGARPDRTVLDPMCGTGGVLVEAGLVGADVIGTDAQKKMAAGARENLAHFLGREGDSSTSVPTGAWHVGRGDATRLPLRDGVVDGVVFDAPYGRQSKIATHRLEDLVAGALAEARRVAPRAVVVADRSWAGAAREAGWELEAAFERRVHRSLTRYVLVLE; from the coding sequence GTGTACCTGCTCGAGTTCGGCGGCGAGGATGACGCGTTCGCAGCCTGCGAAGCGCAAGCGGCCGCCACCGGCGTCCGGCGGATCGCGCCCGGCCTCGCCGTCGCCCGCGGGATCGTCCCCGAACGAGTCCGGGGGCTGGCCTACACCCACCGCGCGAGCGAACTCCTCGGACGCGCCGACGCCGACCTCGAGAGCGCCCGGGCCGTGCTCGAGGCGGCTCCGGCGGATCGGGAGGGGACCGTCGCCGTCCGTGCGACCGACGTCCACGGCTCGAGCGGCGTCGACACGCAGCGAGCCGAGCGCGTTCTCGGGAGCGTGCTGGTCGATCGGGGCTTCGCGGTCGACCTCGAGAATCCCGATCACGTCCTCCGGGTCGCCTTCTCCGAGGGCGAACCCGAGGGCGACGACCGCCTGCAGCCGGCCGAAGGAGCGTCGGAGAGCGAGTCGGCCTCGGTCTGTGCGCTCGGCTGGCTCGCGGCCGAGAGCGTGCGTGACTTCGGAGAGCGCAAGCCGACGGAGAAACCCTTCTTCCAGCCCGGCAGCATGGACCCGCTGCTCGCGCGCGCCGTCGCGAACGTCGCCGGCGCCCGGCCCGACCGGACGGTCCTCGACCCGATGTGCGGGACGGGGGGTGTTCTCGTCGAAGCCGGCCTCGTCGGCGCGGACGTGATCGGGACGGATGCGCAAAAGAAGATGGCCGCAGGCGCCCGCGAGAACCTCGCGCACTTTCTCGGCCGCGAGGGCGACTCGTCCACGAGCGTCCCGACCGGCGCGTGGCACGTCGGCCGCGGCGACGCCACCCGACTTCCGCTCCGGGACGGGGTGGTCGACGGCGTGGTGTTCGACGCCCCCTACGGCCGCCAGTCGAAGATCGCCACGCACCGCCTCGAGGACCTCGTCGCGGGCGCGCTCGCGGAGGCGCGACGCGTCGCCCCGCGCGCCGTCGTCGTCGCCGATCGGTCGTGGGCCGGTGCGGCGAGGGAAGCGGGATGGGAGCTCGAGGCCGCGTTCGAACGCCGGGTGCACCGCTCGCTGACGCGGTACGTGCTCGTGCTCGAGTAG
- the hisG gene encoding ATP phosphoribosyltransferase, which produces MRIAVPNKGRLHDPSIDLLERAGLHLENGADRRLYAATVDPDVTVVFARAADIPEYVADGAADLGITGLDQVHEAGVGNVESLLDLEFGRCRLVLAAPEDGDVETVEDLEGGTVATEFPTITRNFFDDAGVEAAIVEVSGATELTPHVEMADAIVDITSTGTTLKVNRLAVLEEVLSSSVHLFAREDVVDDPKVEEVRTALSSVIAADGKRYLMMNVPKARLEDVREVIPGLGGPTIMDIANDGESSDSPSSQNASRSANGGGEKVAVHAVVDERDVFETITDVKACGASGILVTEIERLVE; this is translated from the coding sequence ATGCGAATCGCCGTCCCCAACAAGGGCCGCCTGCACGATCCGTCGATCGACCTGCTCGAGCGGGCGGGGCTCCATCTCGAGAACGGGGCCGACCGCAGGCTCTACGCCGCGACGGTCGATCCGGACGTCACCGTGGTGTTCGCCCGCGCGGCCGACATCCCGGAGTACGTCGCCGACGGCGCGGCCGACCTGGGGATCACGGGGCTGGACCAGGTCCACGAGGCGGGCGTCGGGAACGTCGAAAGCTTACTCGACCTCGAGTTCGGCCGGTGTCGGCTCGTGCTCGCCGCCCCCGAGGACGGCGACGTCGAGACGGTCGAAGACCTCGAGGGTGGCACCGTCGCGACGGAGTTCCCGACGATCACGCGCAACTTTTTCGACGACGCGGGCGTCGAGGCCGCCATCGTCGAGGTGTCGGGCGCGACCGAACTCACGCCGCACGTCGAGATGGCCGACGCTATCGTCGATATTACCAGCACGGGCACGACGCTGAAAGTCAACCGCCTGGCCGTCCTCGAGGAGGTGCTCTCGAGTTCGGTCCACCTGTTCGCCCGCGAGGACGTCGTCGACGACCCCAAGGTCGAGGAGGTCCGGACGGCGCTCTCGTCGGTGATCGCCGCCGACGGGAAACGGTACCTGATGATGAACGTGCCGAAAGCGCGACTCGAGGACGTCCGGGAGGTCATCCCTGGCCTCGGCGGGCCGACGATCATGGACATCGCCAACGACGGTGAGTCGAGCGACTCACCGAGCAGTCAGAACGCGTCGCGTTCTGCCAACGGTGGTGGAGAAAAAGTCGCCGTCCACGCCGTCGTCGACGAACGGGACGTCTTCGAGACGATCACCGACGTCAAAGCCTGCGGCGCGAGCGGGATTCTGGTGACGGAGATCGAGCGGTTGGTCGAGTAA
- a CDS encoding AbrB/MazE/SpoVT family DNA-binding domain-containing protein: MGSEPITVRTGDRMGESGNHETEEYGTTRLDQRGRLTIPKALCEDLNLGDGTVFRVVREGSAIRLVRADSDLETVTRDEPWGNEAFRDAGEATFGER; the protein is encoded by the coding sequence ATGGGTAGTGAGCCTATCACCGTTCGTACGGGTGATCGGATGGGCGAATCCGGGAATCACGAAACTGAGGAGTACGGGACGACGCGGCTCGACCAGCGCGGACGACTGACGATCCCGAAGGCGCTCTGTGAGGATCTCAACCTGGGAGACGGAACCGTGTTCCGGGTCGTTCGCGAGGGGAGTGCCATCAGACTCGTGCGGGCGGATTCGGACCTCGAGACGGTGACTCGAGACGAACCGTGGGGGAACGAGGCCTTTCGAGATGCCGGTGAGGCGACCTTCGGAGAACGATAG